From the genome of Miscanthus floridulus cultivar M001 chromosome 10, ASM1932011v1, whole genome shotgun sequence, one region includes:
- the LOC136487840 gene encoding uncharacterized protein, which yields MTPEKVRVSVAMNPPILLVDNSHTVTLNGAAVVRVESPSSMKNHAPIDLVTLININQSMSWPAASQTEMPSRLDLLKNAMKFIIRQLGDDDRLAIVAFNDKVIKENTTGILEISGSGRTAIEKKVDGLVAMGDTAFKPSLEHAVKLLDDRADKKRAGFVVLISDGLDGQFKWGDEIIAPTDPIRGLLRKYPVHTFGLGKAHDPKALHYIANISYGIYSSITDNLDNKFIEALALCLAGFKTVVAVDACVDISSNSLMVTRIDPGGYILRGSSGGILVGTLYAGEVKDFIVYFSYRTGSWSGGYYTTLNGINARATYKEAPGRQSITTDTCSVSLPIHVANSSSPPANPCPPYPMVLQQMVRFKVLDLLMSVLKEFLVLKEEAASAVHGKEGGDDPVLQAIAASLLQRKWKEFKQSDESWKEAPRNLLDLGGIDQDISAMVGILKQGLGVGCIHSWVSSYQMQRAATTGLPGAHMVATGQFRTPAMDAMVQEAHRQLAKEASAQDAGTSIVCKRAVELLDGVNKRFDLWCKLDHDLPRTNQPSSHQEEGHESRDLTAVLRGDINRARQHDIYLAADHAIKHWRSFLASVEKTHGHGPDK from the exons ATGACCCCAGAGAAAGTCAGAGTAAGCGTTGCCATGAACCCCCCTATACTTCTGGTAGACAACTCACACACAGTTACATTAAATGGGGCAGCAGTGGTGCGCGTTGAATCACCCTCATCTATGAAGAACCATGCCCCCATTGACCTAGTCACACTTATCAATATTAACCAAAGCATGAGCTGGCCAGCGGCATCACAAACAGAGATGCCATCAAGGTTGGATCTGCTAAAAAATGCCATGAAGTTCATAATAAGGCAGCTTGGTGATGACGACCGCCTTGCCATTGTAGCATTCAACGACAAGGTCATCAAAGAGAATACCACTGGCATTTTAGAAATATCTGGCAGTGGTCGGACGGCTATCGAAAAAAAGGTGGATGGGCTTGTGGCTATGGGTGACACTGCTTTTAAACCGAGCTTAGAGCATGCTGTGAAG CTCCTGGACGACCGAGCGGATAAGAAGCGTGCAGGCTTCGTCGTTCTCATTTCGGATGGTCTAGACGGCCAGTTCAAATGGGGCGATGAGATTATCGCCCCCACGGATCCTATCCGAGGCCTCCTCCGAAAGTACCCAGTCCACACCTTCGGTTTGGGCAAGGCTCACGACCCAAAGGCGCTGCACTATATCGCTAACATATCCTACGGAATCTATTCCTCCATCACCGACAACCTCGACAACAAGTTCATCGAGGCACTTGCCCTCTGCTTAGCTGGGTTCAAGACCGTAGTAGCCGTCGACGCTTGCGTTGACATCTCGTCAAACAGTTTGATGGTAACAAGGATCGACCCTGGGGGTTACATACTCCGGGGGAGTTCCGGAGGCATCCTGGTTGGCACGCTCTATGCTGGGGAGGTGAAAGACTTCATTGTCTACTTTTCTTATCGTACCGGGAGTTGGTCGGGGGGTTACTATACAACTTTGAATGGGATTAATGCTAGGGCCACGTACAAGGAAGCGCCGGGCAGGCAGTCGATCACCACTGACACTTGCTCGGTGTCGCTCCCAATTCACGTGGCCAACAGCTCATCTCCTCCTGCAAACCCCTGCCCACCCTACCCCATGGTCCTGCAGCAGATGGTCCGGTTCAAGGTGCTAGACTTGCTTATGAGCGTTCTGAAAGAATTCCTGGTCCTGAAGGAGGAGGCTGCTAGTGCCGTCCACGGGAAGGAAGGAGGAGATGACCCGGTCTTGCAGGCCATCGCAGCGAGCTTGCTGCAGAGGAAGTGGAAGGAGTTCAAGCAGTCCGATGAGTCCTGGAAAGAAGCCCCGAGGAACTTACTTGACCTGGGAGGCATCGACCAGGACATCAGCGCCATGGTGGGTATCCTGAAGCAGGGCTTGGGTGTTGGATGCATCCACTCATGGGTGTCGAGCTATCAGATGCAGCGCGCGGCAACTACAGGCTTGCCAGGGGCTCACATGGTTGCAACCGGCCAATTCCGAACGCCAGCGATGGACGCAATGGTGCAGGAGGCCCATAGGCAGCTGGCCAAGGAAGCATCTGCCCAAGATGCGGGGACGTCAATTGTCTGCAAGCGCGCCGTCGAGCTTCTGGATGGGGTCAACAAGCGATTCGATCTCTGGTGCAAGCTGGACCACGACTTGCCGCGCACGAACCAACCGTCATCACACCAGGAAGAAGGCCATGAGTCCCGCGACCTCACCGCCGTCCTACGGGGGGACATCAACCGAGCGAGGCAGCATGACATATACCTG GCTGCCGATCACGCGATCAAGCATTGGCGCAGCTTCCTCGCATCCGTGGAGAAGACGCATGGCCATGGGCCGGACAAGTAG